The following proteins are co-located in the Nonlabens ponticola genome:
- a CDS encoding endonuclease/exonuclease/phosphatase family protein — MSIPSQAFEQYTVAFYNLENLFDYTNDKHILDDDFTELGRKEWNQNRYEKKLKNLSDAISKIATDLTGKPPAIIGVAEVENKKVLNDLISQPKLAAFNYNFVHYNSPDERGIDVALLYRKDLFTVEESQPIHIHLQDDRGGTDTTRDILYVKGILAGMPLQLYVNHWPSRRDGAADTEHKRISVAQQLMEHVNRLDPEGGRTTIDSGTNILIMGDFNDDPNNNSIAQHLVPHGFTNITASLKKGHRGSLNHKFQWNLFDQILMSENLDNDVPGSLYVHQADIFDDIMLRQWKGKYRGQPARTFVGRRYTGGYSDHFPVYVILRRN; from the coding sequence GTGTCTATTCCTTCTCAAGCATTTGAGCAATACACCGTTGCTTTTTACAATCTCGAAAATCTTTTTGACTATACCAACGATAAGCATATTCTCGATGATGATTTCACTGAGCTAGGACGCAAGGAATGGAATCAAAACAGGTATGAGAAGAAGCTCAAAAACCTGAGTGATGCTATCAGCAAAATAGCGACAGATCTCACTGGCAAACCACCTGCAATAATAGGTGTTGCTGAGGTTGAGAATAAGAAAGTTCTCAATGACCTAATCTCACAACCCAAGCTTGCTGCTTTTAATTATAACTTTGTTCACTACAACAGCCCAGATGAACGTGGTATCGATGTCGCATTACTCTATCGCAAGGATTTATTTACCGTTGAAGAATCGCAACCTATACATATCCATTTGCAGGATGATCGCGGTGGTACTGACACTACTCGAGACATCTTATATGTAAAGGGAATACTAGCAGGCATGCCGTTGCAACTATATGTCAATCATTGGCCATCCAGACGTGACGGCGCCGCTGATACTGAGCATAAACGTATAAGTGTCGCTCAACAATTAATGGAGCATGTTAATAGGCTAGATCCAGAAGGAGGCCGTACAACGATTGATAGTGGTACGAATATCTTGATCATGGGTGATTTTAACGACGATCCTAATAACAATAGCATCGCTCAACATCTAGTACCTCATGGATTTACCAACATCACGGCCTCTCTCAAGAAAGGTCATCGAGGATCGCTTAATCACAAGTTCCAGTGGAATTTGTTTGACCAGATACTGATGAGTGAGAATTTAGATAATGATGTACCTGGATCCTTGTACGTTCATCAAGCAGATATTTTTGACGACATCATGTTGCGCCAATGGAAAGGAAAGTATCGTGGCCAGCCAGCACGCACATTTGTAGGTAGGCGCTATACAGGTGGTTATAGTGATCATTTTCCCGTTTACGTTATACTGCGCAGGAATTGA
- the thiL gene encoding thiamine-phosphate kinase has translation MIEDKNPQRTPIEQLGEFGLIDHLTRNFEIGQASTVKAIGDDAAVIHHEKQTVITTDMLVEGVHFDLSYVPLKHLGYKAVMVNLSDVYAMNAVASQVTVSIAVSSRFPVEALDELYDGIQLACKNYQVDLIGGDTTSSNSGLIISITAIGEQKEKEIVYRNGASDGDLLVVSGDIGAAYLGLQILEREKQVFKANPNNQPDIEAYSYLIERQLKPEARKDIPKLLEDLEVKPTSMIDLSDGLSSEIIHLCKNSKVGMKVYEDKIPLDPTVISACEEFNLDSTTVALSGGEDYELLFTVKQEDFPKIKANPSLSIIGHVVPEGEGIHLITRGGEQIAVKAMGWNSFESE, from the coding sequence ATGATAGAAGACAAAAACCCGCAGCGCACGCCGATAGAGCAATTAGGTGAATTTGGTTTGATTGATCATCTCACAAGAAACTTTGAGATAGGTCAGGCAAGTACGGTCAAAGCTATAGGCGATGACGCCGCTGTGATACATCATGAGAAACAAACAGTCATCACAACCGATATGCTGGTGGAAGGCGTGCATTTTGATTTGAGTTATGTGCCGCTCAAACATTTAGGTTACAAGGCGGTCATGGTCAATCTATCAGATGTGTATGCGATGAATGCCGTGGCATCCCAAGTAACTGTGAGCATCGCAGTTTCCAGCCGTTTTCCTGTCGAGGCGCTGGATGAATTGTATGACGGTATACAATTAGCCTGCAAAAATTATCAAGTCGATCTAATAGGTGGCGACACCACGTCAAGTAATAGTGGTTTAATTATTTCCATCACGGCAATAGGTGAGCAAAAAGAAAAAGAGATTGTTTACCGTAACGGCGCCAGCGATGGTGATTTATTGGTTGTGAGCGGCGACATAGGTGCAGCATACCTAGGGTTGCAGATCCTTGAAAGAGAAAAACAGGTTTTTAAGGCAAATCCTAATAACCAGCCAGATATTGAGGCTTATAGCTATTTAATAGAACGACAGCTGAAACCAGAGGCGCGCAAGGATATTCCTAAGTTATTAGAAGATCTAGAAGTCAAGCCTACCAGCATGATTGATTTATCTGATGGTTTGAGTAGTGAAATAATCCACCTGTGCAAAAACAGTAAGGTAGGAATGAAGGTTTACGAGGATAAAATACCGCTGGATCCTACAGTTATATCTGCCTGCGAGGAATTTAATCTGGACAGTACCACGGTAGCATTGAGTGGTGGTGAGGATTATGAGTTGTTATTTACCGTAAAGCAAGAAGATTTTCCTAAAATCAAAGCAAATCCTAGTTTGTCAATAATAGGACACGTGGTTCCAGAAGGAGAAGGCATACATCTAATAACTCGTGGTGGCGAGCAGATAGCAGTAAAGGCCATGGGTTGGAACAGCTTTGAATCAGAGTAA
- a CDS encoding TetR/AcrR family transcriptional regulator, which produces MRNPEHTRELIIKTSADLFNTQGYKSTSLRDITKATGLTKGAIYKHFKNKEHLERAALKRLATTMFNILGTQIKEAKSYQEKMDVVFKFFENYLIEPPYAGGCPLLNSAVEVDDKDSIMRDKTRLMLQKLKDSIIKIMHNGKNHGQIKQETNIEQMCYVFIATLEGAIMLSKLEGTNDAMQHCVASLKQLNNNILT; this is translated from the coding sequence GTGAGAAATCCGGAACATACAAGAGAGCTAATTATAAAAACTAGTGCTGATCTCTTCAACACGCAAGGTTATAAATCAACCTCATTGCGGGATATTACTAAGGCCACTGGCTTGACAAAGGGTGCTATCTACAAGCATTTCAAGAATAAAGAACATCTTGAAAGAGCGGCTCTCAAGCGTCTAGCGACTACTATGTTTAACATCTTGGGAACCCAAATCAAGGAAGCCAAAAGCTATCAAGAGAAGATGGATGTGGTTTTCAAATTCTTCGAAAACTATCTCATTGAGCCGCCGTATGCTGGCGGTTGCCCACTACTCAACAGTGCTGTTGAAGTCGATGATAAAGACTCTATCATGCGTGATAAGACTAGATTGATGCTGCAAAAGCTTAAGGATTCCATCATAAAAATCATGCATAATGGAAAGAATCATGGCCAGATTAAACAAGAAACAAATATCGAACAGATGTGTTATGTTTTTATTGCCACACTAGAAGGTGCGATCATGTTGAGTAAACTAGAAGGAACTAATGATGCTATGCAGCATTGTGTTGCAAGTCTCAAGCAATTAAATAATAACATACTTACATAA
- a CDS encoding alpha/beta fold hydrolase: MKKILSYFLNSSAFIAARWNGSFAFRLLCRVKRTNIDKSPNKFLDQASSRVLQDGDYRATLYTLGSGDRPILLLHGWKSYSARWEQLINMLDLEKYTIYAIDAPAHGRSPGDSLNIEIYRRFMVQAIEDIGKLHAVIAHSLGGLVTAYAYLDNPQLAVDRFVITGAPAGMQSIYDFFKRVVGLNQKVIDNMNQHIAENVTKIPPLDITLARFFTAIDKPVLVIHDETDRVCPIGYIKDAIPQGKIHAYYTKGLGHDLQDETVYERTKQFLEDLA, encoded by the coding sequence ATGAAAAAAATCCTCTCTTATTTCTTGAATAGTAGCGCATTCATCGCGGCGCGATGGAATGGCTCTTTCGCATTTAGATTATTGTGCCGTGTCAAGCGGACTAATATTGACAAATCTCCTAATAAATTTCTAGATCAAGCAAGCTCAAGAGTACTTCAGGATGGTGATTACAGGGCGACACTTTACACATTGGGATCAGGAGATCGACCTATTCTTTTATTACACGGCTGGAAAAGTTATAGTGCTAGATGGGAACAGCTTATCAATATGTTAGACCTAGAGAAATACACTATCTATGCTATTGATGCGCCAGCGCACGGTCGTAGTCCTGGTGATTCCTTGAATATTGAAATATACAGACGCTTCATGGTGCAGGCCATTGAAGATATTGGGAAACTACACGCGGTAATCGCACATTCCTTAGGCGGTCTAGTTACTGCATATGCATATCTAGATAATCCACAGCTTGCTGTAGATAGATTTGTAATTACTGGCGCTCCAGCAGGAATGCAATCCATTTATGATTTCTTCAAACGGGTAGTTGGTCTCAACCAAAAAGTGATAGATAATATGAATCAACATATCGCTGAAAATGTAACTAAAATACCGCCGCTTGATATAACACTTGCACGCTTCTTTACTGCTATTGACAAGCCTGTGTTAGTCATTCATGATGAGACTGACCGTGTATGCCCTATAGGGTATATTAAAGATGCCATACCTCAAGGAAAAATACATGCCTATTATACTAAAGGATTGGGTCATGATCTACAGGATGAAACGGTTTATGAGAGGACAAAACAGTTCCTAGAAGATCTCGCATAA
- a CDS encoding HesB/IscA family protein translates to MINVSETAKTRLSSLMSEEGFSIDKDYVRVGVKSGGCSGLSYDLSFDKNSVETDKVFEANDVRIVVDKRSFLYLVGTTLEFSGGLNGKGFVFNNPNAQRTCGCGESFSL, encoded by the coding sequence ATGATAAACGTATCTGAAACAGCAAAAACAAGACTAAGCTCATTAATGAGCGAGGAAGGTTTTTCCATTGACAAAGACTACGTGCGCGTAGGCGTCAAGAGCGGTGGTTGTAGCGGTTTGTCCTATGATTTGAGTTTTGACAAGAATAGCGTCGAGACCGACAAAGTCTTTGAAGCAAATGATGTACGCATCGTGGTGGACAAGCGCAGTTTTCTATACCTAGTAGGCACGACCCTAGAATTTAGCGGTGGTCTCAACGGCAAGGGATTTGTATTCAATAATCCTAATGCACAAAGAACCTGCGGTTGTGGTGAGAGTTTTTCCTTGTAG
- a CDS encoding alpha/beta fold hydrolase, which yields MPHIRLKQLSDQGAAVILIHGFLGNSVQWQPIAQVLQSNYSVYTIDLPGHGSNTSLEFYTLTDLAKDLVRDLNERHIDLVHVIGHSMGGYVGSAFAKAHPEKIASLTLLNSIAGADSAQRLTLRNRSLEFIERYGHAYTSMAIANLFTDLEKVTHTAMIENLKNAAAAMNLIAVKNAIIAMRDRVDALHMLDDKGLNINYIAGTQDTILPIAQVRKEAVELNKPIAEIDSGHMSLLTSPELIIERLPFIE from the coding sequence ATGCCACACATTAGATTAAAGCAATTAAGTGATCAAGGCGCCGCAGTTATATTAATACATGGTTTTTTAGGAAACTCGGTACAATGGCAACCTATAGCTCAGGTACTGCAATCCAACTACTCTGTTTATACAATAGACTTACCAGGACATGGCTCAAATACAAGCCTCGAGTTTTACACGCTTACTGATCTTGCAAAAGATCTGGTAAGAGATCTTAATGAACGGCATATTGATCTAGTTCATGTGATAGGTCATAGCATGGGTGGTTATGTGGGTTCCGCTTTCGCGAAAGCGCATCCCGAGAAAATTGCCAGTCTCACCCTACTTAATAGTATCGCTGGTGCTGATAGCGCGCAACGCTTAACACTACGCAACCGCAGCCTTGAATTTATTGAGCGTTACGGCCATGCTTATACCAGCATGGCAATAGCAAATCTTTTCACCGATTTGGAAAAAGTAACTCATACTGCAATGATCGAGAACCTAAAGAATGCAGCGGCTGCGATGAATTTAATAGCCGTTAAAAATGCCATCATTGCCATGCGTGATCGTGTGGATGCATTGCACATGCTAGACGATAAAGGTCTCAACATAAATTATATCGCTGGTACGCAGGATACAATACTTCCTATTGCACAGGTACGAAAAGAAGCAGTTGAACTTAATAAGCCCATCGCAGAGATCGATTCAGGACATATGTCGTTGCTCACTTCACCCGAATTAATCATTGAAAGATTACCGTTTATCGAATAG